The DNA window CACTAGTGCTTTTATACATTTAGGCAGTAGCCTTTATTGTTTagaaatttttaaaagaaatgttaGTAACACAGTATTAAACATGTAAAAAGGATGAGATGTGGCAGTGCTTCGTCTCCAAGAAAGaaacagcaggaaggaaaactACATATTTGTCTGTATTTGagtatttcattaaaattaatGTCTGTTGGAAAGAGAAGCTGCTTTCATATAGATGGGGACGATAGGCCCACGTCCACCACAGTGGTACATGGTCTTTCACTGCCAGCCCAGCCCCCACTGGTGGAACACGTAGATGAACTATAAGTCTGCTTTGGCAAATTAGGTGAACTACTGCCTTTGAGCTCTAACTACAGAGAACCTAACCATGGCCTCATACATCCGGTGATCAGTGGAGGAATATGGGTGGCCCTGATCACCAGGGCCATGGGCTGGATTTGCATTGCCTTAACTGCCAGGAGCTCTTAGCATCAGGGCAAGTTACTACTGGCCTGCTTCCCTTGACTTCCCTGGTCAGAGAAACACATCTTAAGGACTTAAACCAGCTGTACCCAAGGAAAACAACTTGGTTTAGAAGATGCATCAGGTCTTTCTGTTGAATGTTACATTATTAGATTTTTATGAGTCATTTGAAATTTGAAGAAGCCTACACATTTCACACTATAGTAACTAATATAGTGACACAGTGGCCTCTCCTACTTCCCACTATGGCCAGCCACATCAGCTGGCTTTGCCACACCTAGCAGAGTTAATGGCTGAGTCCAATGTTGACACAACAAGCCTTAGAACATTTGCTTTTCTGCATCAGAGCTTTGGAAGGCATACTTGAGATTTTACAGACCGGACAAGTTCAGCTGAGGCGAAGGGAAGGAAATTAGACTAACCATCTTATGTGGCACAGAACCACCCTTGACCATCACTAAAGAACGCATCCCCTCTACAAGTATAGTCTAACACTGGACTAAATCAGTGGTGCTAAACATAAGACCAGGGGAGCAGAATCAATCCAGCAAAGACACCAATTCAGCCCACTGGAGTCTTTGGAACATGTGACGGAGGGCATacatttttggacttttaactgtatttttatttttttttaataataatttctaACAGTCTTTTCTGTTGATAAAGACTTCATCTACAGCCATTCATGCTACACCAGCATAAACATTTAATTGACaggaaagttcctgtttttcactATCTACTATGGAGATTTcatcaatcaaaaaaacaaaagtgattCGTAAATACAGGACAGTCTGGGCAGTGAACTacaattagaatagaatagaatacttttatttgtcaatttcttcaaatgtacttgccatacaaaggaattgaaattaCGTTTCACACTGTCCCATCCGTAGGCATTGACAACAATAAGGTGCagatgcacaacaaaaacaaaaacagccctaACAATGTCCAGGTAAAAGTTttgaataaaaattacaaaaaattaAGAGTCTGGCTcagtggaagcaaaatataaagaaaggaTGGGTGGCTTAACACAGTACTCCAAGTCTATAGATAGGTTAGGTATACCTTTGTTAGGTACAACTTTTTAACTACTTGTTGAATGTCTAATCAGCCACTGACATTGCAGCAACCCAGTCCATGCATttatgtagacatggtcagcacctcagaatggggaagaaatgtAATTCAGGTGACTGAATGTGGCATGGATGTTGCTCTGACGCACGTTATTCTGAGTGTTTCACAAATTGGTGATCTATTTTCTAACAACCCTCTTTAGAAATTAAAGGGAAAGTtctgaaaaggagaaaatatgCAGGGAGCAGTGGGTCTCTGGGCAAAAATAACTTGTTCATTTCAGAGAAGAAGACTTCTTCTATCTGATAAGGGTTGTTGTAGCTCAGCAGGTATAGCACATTGTgcgctaatcagaaggttggtggttcaatccatGGCTGTTCCAAATACATATGTGCCAAATATCCCTGggaaagatactaaccccaagttgctcttcaATGCATCCATCTGagtttgaatgtgtgtgaatgtggtaGAAAGCATGTacagagaaaaataagagcTTGTGTAAATGGGTGAACAAGACAAGTTGTATAAAACACTTTGAATGCTCAGGTGGAGTAGAAAagagctatataagaaccagtccatttaccatagtACCAACATAACCCTGCATTACAGCCAAAGTATGCAAAAGacaagatggcagcagcagaccacactgggtgccatTCCTTTGTATGTGCTCACCAAAATAGGGAAATAGAATATTGGAAGACAATTGTGTGGTCTGTTGAGCTTCAGTTTCTTATCCGACGTTTGGATGAGAGGGTCAGAGTTCGACATAAATAGTATGCAAGCATGGGGCTATCCTACACTGTAAGCATGGGGCTATCCTACACTGTATGAAATGTTCAGGCAGGTGTTAAATGGGATCATTACCTGAGTATTTTTCCTGACCCGTCCAACCCTTATGCTCACATTGTGCCCATCCTGTGACGACAGCTTCCCCCAGTCACCTGGTTtgttgaacatgacaatgagttcactatACTCACATCGCCCCCACTGTCACCAGATATTAATTCaatagaacacctttgggatatTGATATAATAATGAGATATTGATGTGTTAATAACCAAAACGCAAGCACAACTTGGAGGTTACAACACAACTAGGCAAACAATGCATTTAAAACAGAAAGCAGAATTAAGGATTTAATCATTTAGCCCACTTACCTTGGACAAATTACAAAATCAGGCAAGTCAACAAGATCAGGGGGATAAGTGACTGATTAAAACACAGATGCTACTTCATAGGTCAGCACCCAAACACAGGTTATTGGACTGAAAGAACTCTGCACGCTTGCTCTGTCTGGCAGCCCTACACAGGTATGGTAAACTGTCATACTTCGACTGTATGTacatttctgttgttgttgttgttgttgttgttgttcttcgtctttctttcttttttaaaatctgtgatGAATTTTGAGGCAGAAAGTCTTAACTGGATCTCACAGCAGGCAGTCTGCGGCCTTGGTGGTTTTTGTTAACTTGAGAACGAGGCGACATTGGgttttcaaattgataccataggtgaATCCACTTAATATGTTTGAGTTTCAATCTCAGTGGCCTTAACATAAAGGTCAGAGGTTACGTTTTCTGCAAATCTAGTGAATGCGATAACTTGAGAACAAGGCAATGTAGGATTTTAAAGTTGTTTCTACTTCTGTGTATATTGTCTTGCAGGTATGCCAGCCTTTATTTCTGTTGTGCCATTGAAGAGCAAGACAATGAGCTGATCACACTCGAAGTTATACACCGTTTCGTAGAGTTGCTGGATAAATATTTTGGCAGTGTAAGTCATATGTGCATCTTAATGTGATTTTTCTGATTTGCATGTGAATTACTTTGAAGGAAGAGACTAGTTGATGGCAtatgaatcctgcttccgggtccaaactactctgcgttttttaaggctgttgtgtttttggcatgttttaatgctttgcatcttgttctgtttaatcagaacaagcccctaaaaataGTCCATGATCACTGTCGACCTGTCTGGGTTTTCATTACTACTATTCATCTGCAACactttttaaagctcagttttaaaACCTTACCATGTAACTACAACCCAGCTGCTCAGACACCAAAAATTTGAATGAGTCAGAAAAGAATCACTCTGAGGCAAATAAAGATTGGAATGGGAACATGAAGCTGAAGATCAGGAACTTAACATGGAAACAGGAACAGGAAAAACTTATatttcatcctccagcttcactgtgctaatgtttttATATCATGCTAACTATAGCTCTGTAGCTAGCCAGCATGTAGCAAACCATTATAttccagctagcccaacttcagtaaccctacaaaggTCAGTTCGGTTTAGTTTTTCTGTCCTCATTTAAGTGACAGCAGTGCTgtaagtttgattttttttctttctgaaatCTCTCAGAGCATGGTATATTTACAtggaaactagcaagctaacttcctgctaacttctaactgctgaatttaataaatgctgttttcatggatgcttggatgttaaacttaattgttacacctggtaaagttgcaacactgatcattttattaaagatgaaagcatTTAGACAGTTTAACTCATTGATGCCGCAGTGATCGTTTGACATTTCGTTTGACATTTTGTCCAGGGGTAACAATAATTCTTAGTACAGCAACTTATCCTTAGTTGGTTTAAGTAAAAATGTACTCCTATAATACATGCAGTCACTCTTTGAATCATTTTGTATACGTTTTCTAAAATTATTATTGTCAGAAAGATAAATGTCTACTTGTTAAAATGTACTCACAATGAATTCAAACATAATTTTGTTTGAATTCTCAAAAGGGAAAAGTTGAAAGACCATTCTGAGACTTTCCCTGGCATGGTAAAGAGTGGCgttttgtgtatgtgtaggTATGTGAGCTGGACATCATCTTTAATTTTGAGAAGGCCTACTTCATTTTAGACGAGTTCCTGATGGGAGGAGAGATtcaggacacatctaaaaagaGTGTCCTCAAAGCCATTGAACAAGCTGACCTACTGCAGGAGGTAAGCTGGGCTTCAGAGTTGACATGACTCAAGAAGACGATGCGTTAA is part of the Maylandia zebra isolate NMK-2024a linkage group LG3, Mzebra_GT3a, whole genome shotgun sequence genome and encodes:
- the LOC143416595 gene encoding AP-1 complex subunit sigma-1A isoform X1, which codes for MMRFMLLFSRQGKLRLQKWYTATAERDKKKMVRELMQIVLARKPKMCSFLEWRDLKIVYKRYASLYFCCAIEEQDNELITLEVIHRFVELLDKYFGSVCELDIIFNFEKAYFILDEFLMGGEIQDTSKKSVLKAIEQADLLQEEDESPRSVLEEMGLA
- the LOC143416595 gene encoding AP-1 complex subunit sigma-1A isoform X2, whose translation is MRFMLLFSRQGKLRLQKWYTATAERDKKKMVRELMQIVLARKPKMCSFLEWRDLKIVYKRYASLYFCCAIEEQDNELITLEVIHRFVELLDKYFGSVCELDIIFNFEKAYFILDEFLMGGEIQDTSKKSVLKAIEQADLLQEEDESPRSVLEEMGLA